In Sardina pilchardus chromosome 10, fSarPil1.1, whole genome shotgun sequence, one genomic interval encodes:
- the lactb gene encoding serine beta-lactamase-like protein LACTB, mitochondrial isoform X2, whose amino-acid sequence MSRVLLSLERVHVRCKDCPGRFRSYPLLTSRTNYSGKLSKGVLYQQPTRAYAGLKGQSLYQSFTKTRSKLWVLGLGAGFVLAFGLKHRAYNSEPCNAETAYEPQTDFKYAEAIEISRDLVRRIKDEVGAPGMVIGVSVDGAQVWTEGMGYADLENRVSCGPGTVMRIASISKPLTAAAAARLWEAGKLDLDAPVQKYVPEFPEKTFEGEAVTITPRLILSHLSGIRHYEKDAKKVREDKEKAKRLIKLPDKNEKEEKNNAVSKDKAKAEDDRTSKTKEDKKKKEFEQEEYYLKDRFENVIQALDLFKNDPLIYKPGTTFLYSTHAFSLLSAVVERVAGERFLDHMAKMFRELGMLNTVPDENDPIIYHRSRNYHLNKKGRVVNCPYVDNSYKWAGGGFLSTAGDLLLFGNALLYSYQLASLQDRSGRLPGFLKPQTAMALWAPVDKTEASWDKDGLYAQGWLVVERLQKYGQCRHRRHYVSHTGGAVGASSVLLVLPSESSGEADAGARAQGKALPRGVVVTIITNMQSVGLNTTALKIALEFDKIRSK is encoded by the exons ATGTCGCGTGTACTCTTATCCCTGGAACGTGTGCACGTTAGATGCAAAGACTGTCCTGGAAGATTTCGCTCTTATCCTTTGTTGACATCCCGAACTAACTACTCTGGCAAGCTGTCTAAAGGCGTTCTTTACCAACAACCAACGAGAGCATACGCGGGACTTAAAGGACAGAGTTTATACCAGTCATTTACTAAAACTAGGTCGAAGTTATGGGTTTTGGGTTTAGGGGCCGGGTTTGTTTTAGCTTTTGGGTTAAAACACCGTGCGTATAACAGCGAGCCGTGCAATGCAGAGACAGCCTACGAGCCTCAAACAGACTTTAAATATGCTGAAGCCATAGAAATTAGTAGAGATCTGGTTCGACGGATAAAG GATGAGGTGGGGGCCCCAGGCATGGTGATTGGTGTGTCAGTGGATGGCGCACAGGTTTGGactgaag GCATGGGTTATGCTGATTTGGAGAACCGGGTGTCTTGCGGCCCTGGCACGGTGATGCGTATTGCCAGTATCAGTAAGCCACtgacagcagctgctgctgcccgcTTGTGGGAAGCGGGCAAGCTGGACCTCGATGCCCCTGTCCAGAAATATGTGCCTGAATTTCCTGAGAAAACATTTGAAGGAGAAGCT GTCACCATAACGCCACGCCTGATTCTGTCCCACCTGAGTGGTATTCGCCACTATGAGAAGGATGCCAAGAAGGTGCGGGAGGACAAGGAGAAAGCCAAACGCCTCATCAAGCTGCCTGACAAGAatgagaaggaagagaagaacaACGCTGTGAGCAAAGACAAAGCAAAAGCTGAGGACGACCGCACCAGCAAGACCAAAGAGGACAAGAAAAAGAAGGAGTTTGAACAGGAAGAGTACTACCTCAAAGACCGCTTTGAAAATGTCATCCAGGCCTTAGACCTTTTCAAGAACGACCCACTTATTTACAAACCAG GAACCACGTTCCTGTACTCCACCCATGCCTTCAGTCTCCTGAGTGCTGTGGTTGAGAGGGTGGCTGGTGAGCGCTTCCTTGACCACATGGCCAAGATGTTCCGTGAGCTGGGCATGCTCAATACCGTCCCTGACGAAAACGATCCCATCATCTATCACCGCTCCAG AAACTACCACCTCAATAAGAAAGGCCGTGTGGTGAACTGCCCGTACGTGGACAACTCCTACAAGTGGGCCGGAGGAGGCTTCCTCTCCACGGCGGGGGATCTGCTCCTGTTTGGGAACGCCCTTCTCTACAGCTACCAGCTGGCCAGCCTCCAGGACCGCAGCGGCCGCCTGCCTGGCTTCCTCAAGCCCCAGACGGCCATGGCCCTCTGGGCCCCAGTTGACAAGACCGAGGCCTCTTGGGACAAGGACGGCCTCTACGCACAGGGCTGGCTGGTGGTGGAGAGGCTGCAGAAATATGGCCAGTGCCGGCACCGCAGGCACTACGTCTCACATACAGGGGGCGCTGTGGGCGCCAGCAGCGTTCTGCTAGTGCTGCCGAGTGAGTCTAGTGGTGAGGCAGACGCGGGGGCCCGGGCTCAGGGGAAGGCGCTTCCTCGGGGAGTGGTGGTCACCATCATTACCAACATGCAGTCTGTGGGACTGAACACCACTGCACTGAAAATTGCCCTAGAGTTTGATAAGATCCGAAgtaaatga
- the tpm1 gene encoding tropomyosin alpha-1 chain isoform X18 encodes MAGLTSLEAVKRKIRSLQDQADGAEEKAERLQKELGLERKARETAEGDVASLNRRIQLVEEELDRAQERLATALQKLEEAEKAADESERGMKVIENRAMKDEEKMELQEIQLKEAKHIAEEADRKYEEVARKLVIVEGELERTEERAELAESKCSDLEEELKTVTNNLKSLEAQAEKYSQKEDKYEEEIKVLTDKLKEAETRAEFAERSVAKLEKTIDDLEDRLYQQLEKNRLLSNELRLALNED; translated from the exons ATGGCAGGACTAACATCACTGGAAGCTGTGAAACGAAAAATAAGATCCTTGCAAGACCAGGCAGACGGTGCTGAAGAGAAAGCCGAAAGGCTGCAGAAGGAGTTGGGGTTGGAGAGGAAAGCCAGAGAAACA GCCGAGGGGGATGTGGCCTCCCTGAACAGACGCATCCAGCTGgttgaggaggagctggacagGGCTCAGGAGCGTCTGGCCACCGCTCTGCAGAAGTTGGAGGAAGCCGAGAAGGCcgcagatgagagtgagag AGGCATGAAGGTCATTGAGAACAGAGCTATGAAGGATGAGGAGAAGATGGAGCTCCAGGAGATCCAGCTGAAGGAGGCCAAGCACATCGCAGAGGAGGCTGACCGCAAATATGAGGAG GTTGCCCGTAAGCTGGTGATCGTTGAGGGTGAGCTGGAGCGCACGGAGGAACGTGCTGAGCTGGCCGAGAG CAAATGCTCTGACCTTGAGGAAGAGTTGAAAACCGTGACCAACAATCTGAAGTCCCTGGAGGCCCAGGCTGAGAAG TACTCCCAGAAGGAGGATAAGTACGAGGAGGAGATCAAGGTCCTCACCGACAAACTGAAGGAG GCTGAGACCCGTGCTGAGTTTGCTGAGAGATCCGTAGCCAAGCTTGAGAAGACCATTGATGACCTGGAAG ATCGCCTCTACCAGCAACTTGAGAAAAACCGCCTGCTCTCTAACGAACTAAGACTGGCCTTGAACGAGGATTAA
- the tpm1 gene encoding tropomyosin alpha-1 chain isoform X17, with the protein MAGLTSLEAVKRKIRSLQDQADGAEEKAERLQKELGLERKARETAEGDVASLNRRIQLVEEELDRAQERLATALQKLEEAEKAADESERGMKVIENRAMKDEEKMELQEIQLKEAKHIAEEADRKYEEVARKLVIVEGELERTEERAELAERVVRQSEEEAKVLDQATKSLQASQNQYSQKEDKYEEEIKVLTDKLKEAETRAEFAERSVAKLEKTIDDLEDRLYQQLEKNRLLSNELRLALNED; encoded by the exons ATGGCAGGACTAACATCACTGGAAGCTGTGAAACGAAAAATAAGATCCTTGCAAGACCAGGCAGACGGTGCTGAAGAGAAAGCCGAAAGGCTGCAGAAGGAGTTGGGGTTGGAGAGGAAAGCCAGAGAAACA GCCGAGGGGGATGTGGCCTCCCTGAACAGACGCATCCAGCTGgttgaggaggagctggacagGGCTCAGGAGCGTCTGGCCACCGCTCTGCAGAAGTTGGAGGAAGCCGAGAAGGCcgcagatgagagtgagag AGGCATGAAGGTCATTGAGAACAGAGCTATGAAGGATGAGGAGAAGATGGAGCTCCAGGAGATCCAGCTGAAGGAGGCCAAGCACATCGCAGAGGAGGCTGACCGCAAATATGAGGAG GTTGCCCGTAAGCTGGTGATCGTTGAGGGTGAGCTGGAGCGCACGGAGGAACGTGCTGAGCTGGCCGAGAG AGTGGTCCGACAATCAGAGGAGGAGGCCAAGGTTTTGGACCAGGCCACAAAGTCATTACAAGCTTCTCAAAATCAG TACTCCCAGAAGGAGGATAAGTACGAGGAGGAGATCAAGGTCCTCACCGACAAACTGAAGGAG GCTGAGACCCGTGCTGAGTTTGCTGAGAGATCCGTAGCCAAGCTTGAGAAGACCATTGATGACCTGGAAG ATCGCCTCTACCAGCAACTTGAGAAAAACCGCCTGCTCTCTAACGAACTAAGACTGGCCTTGAACGAGGATTAA
- the tpm1 gene encoding tropomyosin alpha-1 chain isoform X13 — MAGLTSLEAVKRKIRSLQDQADGAEEKAERLQKELGLERKARETAEGDVASLNRRIQLVEEELDRAQERLATALQKLEEAEKAADESERGMKVIENRAMKDEEKMELQEIQLKEAKHIAEEADRKYEEVARKLVIVEGELERTEERAELAERVVRQSEEEAKVLDQATKSLQASQNQYSQKEDKYEEEIKVLTDKLKEAETRAEFAERSVAKLEKTIDDLEEKLSSAKEENLEMNQMLDQTLMELNNM; from the exons ATGGCAGGACTAACATCACTGGAAGCTGTGAAACGAAAAATAAGATCCTTGCAAGACCAGGCAGACGGTGCTGAAGAGAAAGCCGAAAGGCTGCAGAAGGAGTTGGGGTTGGAGAGGAAAGCCAGAGAAACA GCCGAGGGGGATGTGGCCTCCCTGAACAGACGCATCCAGCTGgttgaggaggagctggacagGGCTCAGGAGCGTCTGGCCACCGCTCTGCAGAAGTTGGAGGAAGCCGAGAAGGCcgcagatgagagtgagag AGGCATGAAGGTCATTGAGAACAGAGCTATGAAGGATGAGGAGAAGATGGAGCTCCAGGAGATCCAGCTGAAGGAGGCCAAGCACATCGCAGAGGAGGCTGACCGCAAATATGAGGAG GTTGCCCGTAAGCTGGTGATCGTTGAGGGTGAGCTGGAGCGCACGGAGGAACGTGCTGAGCTGGCCGAGAG AGTGGTCCGACAATCAGAGGAGGAGGCCAAGGTTTTGGACCAGGCCACAAAGTCATTACAAGCTTCTCAAAATCAG TACTCCCAGAAGGAGGATAAGTACGAGGAGGAGATCAAGGTCCTCACCGACAAACTGAAGGAG GCTGAGACCCGTGCTGAGTTTGCTGAGAGATCCGTAGCCAAGCTTGAGAAGACCATTGATGACCTGGAAG AGAAACTTTCAAGTGCTAAAGAAGAGAACCTTGAAATGAACCAGATGTTGGACCAAACTCTAATGGAGTTAAATAATATGTGA
- the lactb gene encoding serine beta-lactamase-like protein LACTB, mitochondrial isoform X1 yields the protein MSRVLLSLERVHVRCKDCPGRFRSYPLLTSRTNYSGKLSKGVLYQQPTRAYAGLKGQSLYQSFTKTRSKLWVLGLGAGFVLAFGLKHRAYNSEPCNAETAYEPQTDFKYAEAIEISRDLVRRIKVQDEVGAPGMVIGVSVDGAQVWTEGMGYADLENRVSCGPGTVMRIASISKPLTAAAAARLWEAGKLDLDAPVQKYVPEFPEKTFEGEAVTITPRLILSHLSGIRHYEKDAKKVREDKEKAKRLIKLPDKNEKEEKNNAVSKDKAKAEDDRTSKTKEDKKKKEFEQEEYYLKDRFENVIQALDLFKNDPLIYKPGTTFLYSTHAFSLLSAVVERVAGERFLDHMAKMFRELGMLNTVPDENDPIIYHRSRNYHLNKKGRVVNCPYVDNSYKWAGGGFLSTAGDLLLFGNALLYSYQLASLQDRSGRLPGFLKPQTAMALWAPVDKTEASWDKDGLYAQGWLVVERLQKYGQCRHRRHYVSHTGGAVGASSVLLVLPSESSGEADAGARAQGKALPRGVVVTIITNMQSVGLNTTALKIALEFDKIRSK from the exons ATGTCGCGTGTACTCTTATCCCTGGAACGTGTGCACGTTAGATGCAAAGACTGTCCTGGAAGATTTCGCTCTTATCCTTTGTTGACATCCCGAACTAACTACTCTGGCAAGCTGTCTAAAGGCGTTCTTTACCAACAACCAACGAGAGCATACGCGGGACTTAAAGGACAGAGTTTATACCAGTCATTTACTAAAACTAGGTCGAAGTTATGGGTTTTGGGTTTAGGGGCCGGGTTTGTTTTAGCTTTTGGGTTAAAACACCGTGCGTATAACAGCGAGCCGTGCAATGCAGAGACAGCCTACGAGCCTCAAACAGACTTTAAATATGCTGAAGCCATAGAAATTAGTAGAGATCTGGTTCGACGGATAAAGGTACAG GATGAGGTGGGGGCCCCAGGCATGGTGATTGGTGTGTCAGTGGATGGCGCACAGGTTTGGactgaag GCATGGGTTATGCTGATTTGGAGAACCGGGTGTCTTGCGGCCCTGGCACGGTGATGCGTATTGCCAGTATCAGTAAGCCACtgacagcagctgctgctgcccgcTTGTGGGAAGCGGGCAAGCTGGACCTCGATGCCCCTGTCCAGAAATATGTGCCTGAATTTCCTGAGAAAACATTTGAAGGAGAAGCT GTCACCATAACGCCACGCCTGATTCTGTCCCACCTGAGTGGTATTCGCCACTATGAGAAGGATGCCAAGAAGGTGCGGGAGGACAAGGAGAAAGCCAAACGCCTCATCAAGCTGCCTGACAAGAatgagaaggaagagaagaacaACGCTGTGAGCAAAGACAAAGCAAAAGCTGAGGACGACCGCACCAGCAAGACCAAAGAGGACAAGAAAAAGAAGGAGTTTGAACAGGAAGAGTACTACCTCAAAGACCGCTTTGAAAATGTCATCCAGGCCTTAGACCTTTTCAAGAACGACCCACTTATTTACAAACCAG GAACCACGTTCCTGTACTCCACCCATGCCTTCAGTCTCCTGAGTGCTGTGGTTGAGAGGGTGGCTGGTGAGCGCTTCCTTGACCACATGGCCAAGATGTTCCGTGAGCTGGGCATGCTCAATACCGTCCCTGACGAAAACGATCCCATCATCTATCACCGCTCCAG AAACTACCACCTCAATAAGAAAGGCCGTGTGGTGAACTGCCCGTACGTGGACAACTCCTACAAGTGGGCCGGAGGAGGCTTCCTCTCCACGGCGGGGGATCTGCTCCTGTTTGGGAACGCCCTTCTCTACAGCTACCAGCTGGCCAGCCTCCAGGACCGCAGCGGCCGCCTGCCTGGCTTCCTCAAGCCCCAGACGGCCATGGCCCTCTGGGCCCCAGTTGACAAGACCGAGGCCTCTTGGGACAAGGACGGCCTCTACGCACAGGGCTGGCTGGTGGTGGAGAGGCTGCAGAAATATGGCCAGTGCCGGCACCGCAGGCACTACGTCTCACATACAGGGGGCGCTGTGGGCGCCAGCAGCGTTCTGCTAGTGCTGCCGAGTGAGTCTAGTGGTGAGGCAGACGCGGGGGCCCGGGCTCAGGGGAAGGCGCTTCCTCGGGGAGTGGTGGTCACCATCATTACCAACATGCAGTCTGTGGGACTGAACACCACTGCACTGAAAATTGCCCTAGAGTTTGATAAGATCCGAAgtaaatga
- the tpm1 gene encoding tropomyosin alpha-1 chain isoform X16 — MAGLTSLEAVKRKIRSLQDQADGAEEKAERLQKELGLERKARETAEGDVASLNRRIQLVEEELDRAQERLATALQKLEEAEKAADESERGMKVIENRAMKDEEKMELQEIQLKEAKHIAEEADRKYEEVARKLVIVEGELERTEERAELAESKCSDLEEELKTVTNNLKSLEAQAEKYSQKEDKYEEEIKVLTDKLKEAETRAEFAERSVAKLEKTIDDLEDELYAQKLKYKAISEELDHALNDMTSM; from the exons ATGGCAGGACTAACATCACTGGAAGCTGTGAAACGAAAAATAAGATCCTTGCAAGACCAGGCAGACGGTGCTGAAGAGAAAGCCGAAAGGCTGCAGAAGGAGTTGGGGTTGGAGAGGAAAGCCAGAGAAACA GCCGAGGGGGATGTGGCCTCCCTGAACAGACGCATCCAGCTGgttgaggaggagctggacagGGCTCAGGAGCGTCTGGCCACCGCTCTGCAGAAGTTGGAGGAAGCCGAGAAGGCcgcagatgagagtgagag AGGCATGAAGGTCATTGAGAACAGAGCTATGAAGGATGAGGAGAAGATGGAGCTCCAGGAGATCCAGCTGAAGGAGGCCAAGCACATCGCAGAGGAGGCTGACCGCAAATATGAGGAG GTTGCCCGTAAGCTGGTGATCGTTGAGGGTGAGCTGGAGCGCACGGAGGAACGTGCTGAGCTGGCCGAGAG CAAATGCTCTGACCTTGAGGAAGAGTTGAAAACCGTGACCAACAATCTGAAGTCCCTGGAGGCCCAGGCTGAGAAG TACTCCCAGAAGGAGGATAAGTACGAGGAGGAGATCAAGGTCCTCACCGACAAACTGAAGGAG GCTGAGACCCGTGCTGAGTTTGCTGAGAGATCCGTAGCCAAGCTTGAGAAGACCATTGATGACCTGGAAG ACGAGTTGTATGCCCAGAAACTCAAGTACAAAGCCATCAGCGAGGAGCTGGACCACGCTCTCAACGACATGACTTCAATGTAA
- the tpm1 gene encoding tropomyosin alpha-1 chain isoform X15, whose product MAGLTSLEAVKRKIRSLQDQADGAEEKAERLQKELGLERKARETAEGDVASLNRRIQLVEEELDRAQERLATALQKLEEAEKAADESERGMKVIENRAMKDEEKMELQEIQLKEAKHIAEEADRKYEEVARKLVIVEGELERTEERAELAERVVRQSEEEAKVLDQATKSLQASQNQYSQKEDKYEEEIKVLTDKLKEAETRAEFAERSVAKLEKTIDDLEDELYAQKLKYKAISEELDHALNDMTSM is encoded by the exons ATGGCAGGACTAACATCACTGGAAGCTGTGAAACGAAAAATAAGATCCTTGCAAGACCAGGCAGACGGTGCTGAAGAGAAAGCCGAAAGGCTGCAGAAGGAGTTGGGGTTGGAGAGGAAAGCCAGAGAAACA GCCGAGGGGGATGTGGCCTCCCTGAACAGACGCATCCAGCTGgttgaggaggagctggacagGGCTCAGGAGCGTCTGGCCACCGCTCTGCAGAAGTTGGAGGAAGCCGAGAAGGCcgcagatgagagtgagag AGGCATGAAGGTCATTGAGAACAGAGCTATGAAGGATGAGGAGAAGATGGAGCTCCAGGAGATCCAGCTGAAGGAGGCCAAGCACATCGCAGAGGAGGCTGACCGCAAATATGAGGAG GTTGCCCGTAAGCTGGTGATCGTTGAGGGTGAGCTGGAGCGCACGGAGGAACGTGCTGAGCTGGCCGAGAG AGTGGTCCGACAATCAGAGGAGGAGGCCAAGGTTTTGGACCAGGCCACAAAGTCATTACAAGCTTCTCAAAATCAG TACTCCCAGAAGGAGGATAAGTACGAGGAGGAGATCAAGGTCCTCACCGACAAACTGAAGGAG GCTGAGACCCGTGCTGAGTTTGCTGAGAGATCCGTAGCCAAGCTTGAGAAGACCATTGATGACCTGGAAG ACGAGTTGTATGCCCAGAAACTCAAGTACAAAGCCATCAGCGAGGAGCTGGACCACGCTCTCAACGACATGACTTCAATGTAA
- the tpm1 gene encoding tropomyosin alpha-1 chain isoform X14 has product MAGLTSLEAVKRKIRSLQDQADGAEEKAERLQKELGLERKARETAEGDVASLNRRIQLVEEELDRAQERLATALQKLEEAEKAADESERGMKVIENRAMKDEEKMELQEIQLKEAKHIAEEADRKYEEVARKLVIVEGELERTEERAELAESKCSDLEEELKTVTNNLKSLEAQAEKYSQKEDKYEEEIKVLTDKLKEAETRAEFAERSVAKLEKTIDDLEEKLSSAKEENLEMNQMLDQTLMELNNM; this is encoded by the exons ATGGCAGGACTAACATCACTGGAAGCTGTGAAACGAAAAATAAGATCCTTGCAAGACCAGGCAGACGGTGCTGAAGAGAAAGCCGAAAGGCTGCAGAAGGAGTTGGGGTTGGAGAGGAAAGCCAGAGAAACA GCCGAGGGGGATGTGGCCTCCCTGAACAGACGCATCCAGCTGgttgaggaggagctggacagGGCTCAGGAGCGTCTGGCCACCGCTCTGCAGAAGTTGGAGGAAGCCGAGAAGGCcgcagatgagagtgagag AGGCATGAAGGTCATTGAGAACAGAGCTATGAAGGATGAGGAGAAGATGGAGCTCCAGGAGATCCAGCTGAAGGAGGCCAAGCACATCGCAGAGGAGGCTGACCGCAAATATGAGGAG GTTGCCCGTAAGCTGGTGATCGTTGAGGGTGAGCTGGAGCGCACGGAGGAACGTGCTGAGCTGGCCGAGAG CAAATGCTCTGACCTTGAGGAAGAGTTGAAAACCGTGACCAACAATCTGAAGTCCCTGGAGGCCCAGGCTGAGAAG TACTCCCAGAAGGAGGATAAGTACGAGGAGGAGATCAAGGTCCTCACCGACAAACTGAAGGAG GCTGAGACCCGTGCTGAGTTTGCTGAGAGATCCGTAGCCAAGCTTGAGAAGACCATTGATGACCTGGAAG AGAAACTTTCAAGTGCTAAAGAAGAGAACCTTGAAATGAACCAGATGTTGGACCAAACTCTAATGGAGTTAAATAATATGTGA
- the lactb gene encoding serine beta-lactamase-like protein LACTB, mitochondrial isoform X3, with amino-acid sequence MAHRFGLKVTITPRLILSHLSGIRHYEKDAKKVREDKEKAKRLIKLPDKNEKEEKNNAVSKDKAKAEDDRTSKTKEDKKKKEFEQEEYYLKDRFENVIQALDLFKNDPLIYKPGTTFLYSTHAFSLLSAVVERVAGERFLDHMAKMFRELGMLNTVPDENDPIIYHRSRNYHLNKKGRVVNCPYVDNSYKWAGGGFLSTAGDLLLFGNALLYSYQLASLQDRSGRLPGFLKPQTAMALWAPVDKTEASWDKDGLYAQGWLVVERLQKYGQCRHRRHYVSHTGGAVGASSVLLVLPSESSGEADAGARAQGKALPRGVVVTIITNMQSVGLNTTALKIALEFDKIRSK; translated from the exons ATGGCGCACAGGTTTGGactgaag GTCACCATAACGCCACGCCTGATTCTGTCCCACCTGAGTGGTATTCGCCACTATGAGAAGGATGCCAAGAAGGTGCGGGAGGACAAGGAGAAAGCCAAACGCCTCATCAAGCTGCCTGACAAGAatgagaaggaagagaagaacaACGCTGTGAGCAAAGACAAAGCAAAAGCTGAGGACGACCGCACCAGCAAGACCAAAGAGGACAAGAAAAAGAAGGAGTTTGAACAGGAAGAGTACTACCTCAAAGACCGCTTTGAAAATGTCATCCAGGCCTTAGACCTTTTCAAGAACGACCCACTTATTTACAAACCAG GAACCACGTTCCTGTACTCCACCCATGCCTTCAGTCTCCTGAGTGCTGTGGTTGAGAGGGTGGCTGGTGAGCGCTTCCTTGACCACATGGCCAAGATGTTCCGTGAGCTGGGCATGCTCAATACCGTCCCTGACGAAAACGATCCCATCATCTATCACCGCTCCAG AAACTACCACCTCAATAAGAAAGGCCGTGTGGTGAACTGCCCGTACGTGGACAACTCCTACAAGTGGGCCGGAGGAGGCTTCCTCTCCACGGCGGGGGATCTGCTCCTGTTTGGGAACGCCCTTCTCTACAGCTACCAGCTGGCCAGCCTCCAGGACCGCAGCGGCCGCCTGCCTGGCTTCCTCAAGCCCCAGACGGCCATGGCCCTCTGGGCCCCAGTTGACAAGACCGAGGCCTCTTGGGACAAGGACGGCCTCTACGCACAGGGCTGGCTGGTGGTGGAGAGGCTGCAGAAATATGGCCAGTGCCGGCACCGCAGGCACTACGTCTCACATACAGGGGGCGCTGTGGGCGCCAGCAGCGTTCTGCTAGTGCTGCCGAGTGAGTCTAGTGGTGAGGCAGACGCGGGGGCCCGGGCTCAGGGGAAGGCGCTTCCTCGGGGAGTGGTGGTCACCATCATTACCAACATGCAGTCTGTGGGACTGAACACCACTGCACTGAAAATTGCCCTAGAGTTTGATAAGATCCGAAgtaaatga